A region of Piscinibacter gummiphilus DNA encodes the following proteins:
- the fliP gene encoding flagellar type III secretion system pore protein FliP (The bacterial flagellar biogenesis protein FliP forms a type III secretion system (T3SS)-type pore required for flagellar assembly.), whose amino-acid sequence MTPATPNRRLALAAATLAGVALLACSKGAFAANTVELLSQTAGGAKTEFTVKTQVLIIMSLLGLLPVMVMMMTSFTRFVIVLSLLRQALGLQQGLPNRIVTGIALILTLLVMRPVGDKIWTDAFVPFDEDRITLQQALLKAEEPLTKFMLAQTNKAALAQMSRLAGEKDVARPQDHAFTVKLAAFVLSELKTAFQIGCLLFIPFLVIDLVVSSVLMAMGMMMLSPLVISLPLKLLLFVLVDGWTLTVNTLVTSVQAY is encoded by the coding sequence ATGACCCCCGCGACTCCGAACCGCCGGCTCGCGCTGGCGGCGGCCACGCTGGCCGGCGTGGCCCTGCTCGCCTGTTCGAAGGGCGCGTTCGCGGCCAACACGGTGGAACTGCTGAGCCAGACCGCGGGCGGCGCCAAGACGGAGTTCACCGTCAAGACGCAGGTCCTCATCATCATGTCGCTGCTCGGGCTGCTGCCCGTGATGGTGATGATGATGACGAGCTTCACCCGCTTCGTGATCGTCCTCTCGCTGCTGCGCCAGGCACTCGGCCTGCAGCAGGGACTGCCCAACCGCATCGTCACCGGCATCGCGCTGATCCTCACGCTGCTCGTGATGCGCCCGGTGGGCGACAAGATCTGGACGGACGCCTTCGTGCCGTTCGACGAGGACCGCATCACGCTGCAGCAGGCGCTGCTGAAGGCCGAGGAGCCGCTGACGAAGTTCATGCTCGCGCAGACGAACAAGGCCGCACTGGCGCAGATGTCGCGCCTGGCCGGCGAGAAGGACGTCGCCCGCCCGCAGGACCATGCCTTCACTGTCAAGCTCGCCGCCTTCGTGCTGAGCGAGCTGAAGACCGCGTTCCAGATCGGGTGCCTGCTGTTCATCCCGTTCCTGGTGATCGACCTCGTGGTGTCGTCGGTGCTGATGGCGATGGGCATGATGATGCTGTCGCCGCTCGTCATCTCGCTGCCGCTCAAGCTGCTGCTGTTCGTGCTGGTGGACGGCTGGACGCTCACGGTGAACACGCTCGTGACCAGCGTGCAGGCGTACTAG
- a CDS encoding FliM/FliN family flagellar motor switch protein: MDMNDKLALETLLAEGAEPEAGITETPVAPAPRRRDLSQMMRKIPVTLTLEVGSARISLQDLMDIGADSVVELDSLAGEPLVIKVNGTPIGHAEVVVSGENHGLKVIDLDGLDLNSLAS; the protein is encoded by the coding sequence ATGGACATGAACGACAAGCTGGCCCTCGAAACCCTGCTCGCCGAAGGCGCCGAACCCGAAGCCGGCATCACCGAAACCCCCGTCGCCCCAGCCCCGCGCCGCCGCGACCTCTCCCAGATGATGCGCAAGATCCCGGTCACGCTGACCCTCGAGGTGGGCTCGGCCCGCATCTCGCTACAGGACCTGATGGACATCGGCGCCGACAGCGTCGTCGAACTCGACTCCCTCGCCGGCGAACCGCTGGTGATCAAGGTCAACGGCACGCCGATCGGCCACGCCGAGGTGGTGGTCTCCGGCGAGAACCACGGCCTGAAGGTGATCGACCTCGACGGCCTGGACCTCAACAGCCTGGCGTCATGA